The DNA sequence ATGGTGACGGTCAAGTGGACCGAGGGCCGCGGCTGGCACGACGCCGAGCTGGTCCCGTACGCGCCGCTGTCGATGGACCCGGCGAACATGACCCTGCACTACGCGCAGACGATCTTCGAGGGGCTCAAGGCGTACAAGCAGCCCGACGGCACCGTCGCCACCTTCCGTCCGCAGGCCAACGCAGAGCGCTTCCAGTCCTCCGCCCGCCGGATGGCGATGCCGGAGCTGCCGGCCGAGCTGTTCATCGCCGCCTGTGACGCGCTCATCAAGCAGGACCGCGCCTGGGTGCCGGACTCCGGCGAGGCCTCGCTCTACCTGCGGCCCTTCATGTTCGCCACCGAGGTCGGTCTCGGTGTCCGCCCGGCGAACGAGTTCCTCTTCATCGTGATCGCCTCGCCCGCCGGCGCCTACTTCCCCGGGGGCGTCAAGCCCGTCTCCGTCTGGCTCTCCGAGGAGTACGTCCGCGCCGCCAAGGGCGGCACCGGCGCGGCCAAGACCGGCGGCAACTACGCGGCGTCGCTCGTCGCGCAGGCCCAGGCCGCCGAGCACGGCTGCGACCAGGTGGTCTGGCTCGACGCCGTCGAGCACCGCTGGATCGAGGAGATGGGCGGGATGAACCTGTACTTCGTGTACGGCGACCGGATCGTCACCCCCGAGCTCACCGGCTCGCTCCTCCCCGGCATCACCCGCGACTCCCTCCTCACCATCGCCCGCGACCTCGGCTACACGGCCGAGGAGGGCCGCATCACCACCGAGGACTGGAAGCGCGACAACGAGAACGGCACCCTGACCGAGGTCTTCGCCTGCGGCACGGCCGCCGTGATCACCCCGGTCGGCTCCGTCAAGTCGGAGCGCGCCAACTGGACCCAGGGCGACGGCGAGCCCGGCGAGGTCACCATGAAGCTCCGCAAGGCCCTCCTGGACCTCCAGACCGGCCACAAGGCCGACACCCACGGCTGGATGCACCCGCTCGGCTAGTCCGTCCTGCCCCGAACGGCCCGAAGGCCCCCCGTGCGATACGCGGGGGGCCTTCGGGTTTTCGGATGTGAGGGGCGGCGGGAGGCGGGTGGTCAGCCCTTCTCGTCTTCCTCGCCCTCGCGCTTCTTCTTGCGCTCCTGGTTCGTCCCCTCCGGGCCGAGGCCCACCAGGGCGTCACCGAAGGCGTAGGCCAGGCCCGCGACTCCCTTGACGATTTTTCCCGCCACGTATGCGAGTTCTTCCACGACGCCTCCCCGTGTCGTTGGTGGCGACCGTGTCCTGTGCGGCCACCGCTGTACCGGTAGACGCCACCGCGGGCCGAACGGTTGATCGCCGGCTCAGGCGGCCACGGGCTCCTCGACGGCCTCCGCTGCCGGGGCGGGGGCCGTGCGGGCGGTCAGGGCCGCGTAGACCAGGCCGCCGGTCAGGCCGGAGAGGACGAAGGAGCAGTCCACGCCGCCGGTCAGGGCCAGCAGCGGGCCCTCGTAGAACGGGGTGGTCACGGCGAGCAGGCCGACGCCCGCGCCGACGGCCCAGGAGAGGGTGGCGGGGATGTTCCAGCCGCCGCGGAACCAGTAGACGCCGCCCTTGGCGCGCCGGTTGAACACCTGGAGGGCCTCGGCGTCGTAGTGCCCGCGGCAGCGGACGTAGCCGATGAGGGTGATCACGGCCCACGGGGTGCCGATCGCGGTCAGCAGCAGCACGAACGAGGTCATCGCGGCCTGGACGTCCCACTCGAAGGAGCCGACGAACACGAACGCGGTGGCCACGACGGCGGCGATCACGGTGGCCGTGGTACGGGTGGCCTTGGGGACGATGGCGTCGAGGTCGAGGCCCATGGAGTAGAGCATCAGCCCGGCGTTGCCGACCGATCCGGCTCCGGCCGCGACCAGCAGCGGAACCAAATACCAGAACGGCGCGGCGTCGACCAGCGGACCGGCGTACTCGGCGCCCGCCCGGGCGGCGAGCGCGGTGTAGGTGCCGAAGAGCTGCGGGATCAGCAGCCCGATGAGCAGGCCGAGCCCGGTGGACCAGAGCACCTTGCGGGAGCTGTGCCTGCGCGGGGAGATGTAGCGGGTGTAGTCGCCGAGCAGGGTGATGAAGGCGACGGGCCCGCTGAGCCCGGCCGCGACGGCGGCGAGCAGCCAGGTCGGCCAGAAGGAGCCGAGCAGGTACGCGGTGTCGGGCGGGGCGGCGCTGGTGAAGTCGGGGGCGTAGGCGAACACGCCGACGGCCAGCAGCAGCACCATGCCGATGGAGAGCACCTTGCTCATGCGCAGCAGCAGCCGGTAGCCGAAGACGGCCGCCACCACGGTGCACGCGGCGAGCACGCCGTACATCACGGCACGGGAGAGGCCGGTGTCAGGCAGCCCGGTGAGCCGGGACAGGGCGCCGACCATCACGTCGCCGCCTATCCACAGGGTCAGCGCGGTGTAGCCGAGGGAGAGCAGCAGGCCGACCACCGAGCCGACGAGCCGGCCGCGGACACCGAACTGGGCGCCGCTGGAGGTGGACAGGTTGGTCCCCGTGCGCAGGGAGACGAGCGCCAGCGGCGCGGTGAAGGCGATGCCGACGAGGGTGCCGGTCACGATGGCGGTGACCGACGGCCACAGACCCAGTCCGAAGGACGGGGGCAGCCAGCCGAAGACGATCACACCGAGGCAGAGATTGGAGCCGAGGAGGATCGACATCAGGTCACGGGGACCGCTGGTCCGTTCCTCCTCCGGGATGGTGTCGACTCCGCGCTGTTCGATGGGCATGGGGGGACTCCCTTGGCAGGGCGGGGGGTGGCAATGCGGTGCATGCAATGTTTGAGCGACACTCAATGTGACCTAAGCCTTGGTCTCAGGTCAATGCTTCATTGCGTGAAAATGAAGAGTTAGAGTGATGCTCTAACCCATCGACTCAAAGGGTGGTGGATCGGCGTGCGGCTGACCCCTACGGAGCGCGACCGGCTGCTTCTCCGCAGCGCTGCGGAACTGGCCAGGGCCCGACGGGCCCGCGGACTCAAACTCAACGTCCCGGAGGCCACCGCGCTCATCGCGGACACGGTCTGCGAGGCCGCGCGTGACGGCAAGCGGCTGGCGGAAGCCATCGAGGAGGCCCGCTCCGTGCTGGGCCCCGCCGACGTGCTGCCCGGCGTCAGCGACGTGGTCACCGAGGTGCACGTGGAGGCCGTCTTCGACGACGGATCCCGCCTCGCCGTGGTCTCGTCCCCGATCCGCGGCGCCGTCGGCCTGGGCGAGGACGCCCCGGGCGCGGTCGTGCCCGGCCCCGGAGCCCCCCAGCCGGAACCCACGGTCCACCTGCACGTGCGCAACACCGCCACGGTGCCCGTGAGCGTCACCTCCCACTTCCACTTCTTCGAGGCCAACCCGCGCCTCGACTTCGACCGCGCGGCGGCGTACGGCATGCGGCTGTGCGTGCCCGCGGGCTCCTCCGTCCGCTTCGACCCCGGCGGCGAGGCCGAGGTCGCCCTGGTCCCGATCGGTGGCGCACGCATCGCCATCGGCTTCGCCGGACTGGTCGACG is a window from the Streptomyces sp. NBC_01244 genome containing:
- a CDS encoding branched-chain amino acid aminotransferase codes for the protein MTTTPTIELKPSSNPLSAAERDAILTSPGFGRHFTDHMVTVKWTEGRGWHDAELVPYAPLSMDPANMTLHYAQTIFEGLKAYKQPDGTVATFRPQANAERFQSSARRMAMPELPAELFIAACDALIKQDRAWVPDSGEASLYLRPFMFATEVGLGVRPANEFLFIVIASPAGAYFPGGVKPVSVWLSEEYVRAAKGGTGAAKTGGNYAASLVAQAQAAEHGCDQVVWLDAVEHRWIEEMGGMNLYFVYGDRIVTPELTGSLLPGITRDSLLTIARDLGYTAEEGRITTEDWKRDNENGTLTEVFACGTAAVITPVGSVKSERANWTQGDGEPGEVTMKLRKALLDLQTGHKADTHGWMHPLG
- a CDS encoding cytosine permease, which gives rise to MPIEQRGVDTIPEEERTSGPRDLMSILLGSNLCLGVIVFGWLPPSFGLGLWPSVTAIVTGTLVGIAFTAPLALVSLRTGTNLSTSSGAQFGVRGRLVGSVVGLLLSLGYTALTLWIGGDVMVGALSRLTGLPDTGLSRAVMYGVLAACTVVAAVFGYRLLLRMSKVLSIGMVLLLAVGVFAYAPDFTSAAPPDTAYLLGSFWPTWLLAAVAAGLSGPVAFITLLGDYTRYISPRRHSSRKVLWSTGLGLLIGLLIPQLFGTYTALAARAGAEYAGPLVDAAPFWYLVPLLVAAGAGSVGNAGLMLYSMGLDLDAIVPKATRTTATVIAAVVATAFVFVGSFEWDVQAAMTSFVLLLTAIGTPWAVITLIGYVRCRGHYDAEALQVFNRRAKGGVYWFRGGWNIPATLSWAVGAGVGLLAVTTPFYEGPLLALTGGVDCSFVLSGLTGGLVYAALTARTAPAPAAEAVEEPVAA
- the ureA gene encoding urease subunit gamma, with product MRLTPTERDRLLLRSAAELARARRARGLKLNVPEATALIADTVCEAARDGKRLAEAIEEARSVLGPADVLPGVSDVVTEVHVEAVFDDGSRLAVVSSPIRGAVGLGEDAPGAVVPGPGAPQPEPTVHLHVRNTATVPVSVTSHFHFFEANPRLDFDRAAAYGMRLCVPAGSSVRFDPGGEAEVALVPIGGARIAIGFAGLVDGPLDAPGAKELALTRAEACGYLGATATPDANDRPEGTTA